A window from Felis catus isolate Fca126 chromosome B1, F.catus_Fca126_mat1.0, whole genome shotgun sequence encodes these proteins:
- the CXCL8 gene encoding interleukin-8 precursor, producing the protein MTSKLVVALLAAFMLSAALCEAAVLSRISSELRCQCIKTHSTPFNPKLIKELTVIDSGPHCENSEIIVKLVNGKEVCLDPKQKWVQKVVEIFLKKAEKQNA; encoded by the exons ATGACCTCCAAGCTGGTTGTtgctctcttagcagctttcatgCTTTCTGCAGCTCTGTGTGAAG ctGCAGTTTTGTCAAGAATTAGTTCAGAACTTCGATGCCAGTGCATAAAAACTCATTCCACACCTTTCAATCCCAAATTAATCAAAGAACTGACAGTGATTGACAGTGGCCCACACTGTGAAAACTCAGAAATCAT TGTAAAGCTCGTCAATGGAAAAGAGGTGTGCCTGGACCCCAAGCAAAAGTGGGTGCAGAAGGTTGTGGAGATATTTTTGAAGAA